DNA from Gemmatimonadaceae bacterium:
TTGGCCTGGCGCATCGCCGGTTCCAACTCGCGGTAGACGGCGGCGACATCCCTGGAGAACGGGTCCGCGGCTGACGTGGCAAACGCCTCCGGCGAGACGAGCCGGTTCATCGCATCGGACATCGCGTGGGCGATGGCCTGCGGGGGGCGCTCCTTTGGCGCGATGCGCAGACGCTCCATGATGCGCTTGATCGCTCCAAGCGTATCGTCTTCGTCGTAGATCGTGAAGCTGGACGTGCGCCCCACGAGACTGGCGTAGTTGCGCACGAGCCGTGCGCCCACCGAGTGAAAGGTGCCGCACCACATGCCGACCGGATCGCGACCGAGGAGGCGCCCGATCCTGCCCTTCATCTCGTTGGCCGCCTTGTTGGTGAACGTGACCGCGAGAACGGACCCCGGATGCACGCCCCGCTGGCGGATGAGATGCGCGATCCGCGTGGTGAGCACTCGTGTCTTGCCCGAGCCGGCGCCGGCGAGCACGAGGAGCGCGCCGTCACCGTACAGCACCGCCTCGCGCTGCGCCGGATTCAATCCATCGAGGTACGACGTCTCGCGGGGTGGGGCAACCGTCATCCGGGAAAGGTAATCTGGAACGTCGCGCCGCGATCCGTGGGCAGCAGCACGATGGTGCCGCGATGCGACTCCTGCACGATGCGACGCGTGAGTGCGAGTCCGAGCCCCCACCCGTTCTGCTTCGTGGAGAACCCGGCGTCGAAGATGCGACGTCGGAGTTCACGCGGCACGCCCGGCCCATCGTCGGCCACGACCAGCCGCACGGCCTCGGGCGTGCGCTCGACGGTGACCTGCACGCGCCCGCCTCGCCCGGCAAGCGCGTCGATCGCGTTCTTGAGCAGCGACTCGAGCGCCCACTCGAGCAACACGCTGTCGCCCTGGATCGTCGCGCCGCCGGCGTCCAGCTTGGTCTCGATCGAGACGGAGTGCGCAAGCGACGGGACCCGCGCGCGAAAGTAGTTGGCGACCTGCTCGGCGATGTGCGCCAGGTCCACCGTCTCCGAGCGCGGCGGCCGCCCGATGCGTTCGAAGCGATGGGCCACGCGCTCGAGGCGCACGAGGTCGCCCTCCATGTGCTCCAGCGCGCGCCCGGTCATCGCATCACCGTCGCGCTCGCGGAGCAGCTCGATCCAGCCGGCGAGCGAGGAGAGCGGCGTCCCGAGCTGGTGCGCCGACTCACGCGCCATGCCCGCCCAGACCCGCTCGCGATCGGCGTGGGCGCGCGTGCGGAATGCGTACACGGCGGCGAGCAGAATCAGCGCGAGAAACGCGGCCTGCAGGATCGGCACCACGCGCAGTTCCTTCACGAGCGGCGTGACGCCGAAATGCAGCAGGCCGACGCCGGGCAGGATGATGGGTTCGTTCTCCAGGTCGAGTGCCGCGGCAAACTCGATCAGGCGTGCGTCGTTGGGCTCGCGGTCGAATGGCGTGTTGACACTGGCCGTTGGCCGGCCGCGCACGTCGGTGATGACCACGGGCACGCCGGCCTCGCGGATGTGCTCCAGGATGTCGAAGAGCGCCGGCGTCGGATCGGCAGCCGTGTCCGAGATGGCCCGGTACACGCGCGCATAGATGCGCCCCTCACGCTCGGCCTCCCGGCGCAGGCTGGACACGACGCGCTGCGTGTAGAGCACGTACGATCCCAGCACGAGCGCCACCACGACGGCGATCACCACCGTGGCGCGCTGACGCATGGCTACTTCAGCACGTCCGTCCCGAGGTACGGGCGCAGCACCTCCGGGACCGTCACGCTGCCATCCGGCTGCTGGTACACCTCCAGGAGGCACGCGATGACGCGTGGAAAGGCGAGGCCGGAGCCATTCAGCGTGTGAATGAAGCGCGGCTTTTCGCCCGGCGCGGGACGGAAGCGGATGTTTGCGCGCCGGGCCTGATAGTCCGTGAAGGTGCTGCACGACGACACCTCGAGCCACTTGCCGACGCCGGGCGCCCACGCCTCGAGGTCCCAGGTCTTGGCGCTGCTCTGCCCCGTGTCTCCGGCGGCGAGGAGTACGCGCCGATACGCGAGGCCGAGCCGCTCGAGCAGCGTTTCCGCGTGTCGCGTGAGCTGCTCGTGTTCGTGCGGTGACTGTTCCGGCGTCGTGTAGCGCACGATCTCGACCTTGTCGAACTCGTGCAGCCGGAGGAGCCCGCGCGTGTCCTTCCCCGCCGATCCAGCCTCGCGACGAAAGCACGGCGTGTACGCCACGAACCCGCGCGGCAGCTGCGCCGCGTCGAGCATCTCGTCGCGATACAGGTTCGTCACCGGCACTTCGGCGGTCGGCACGAGGTACATCCCTTCCTCGCGGAGCGCGTACATGTCCTCCTCGAACTTCGGGAGTTGCCCGGTGCCGATCATCGTCTGCCGGTTCACGACCACGGGCACCCACACCTCTTCGTAGCCGTGCTCGCGGGTGTGCACATCGATGAAGAAGTTCATCAGCGCGCGCACCAGGCGGGCGCCCTGCCCG
Protein-coding regions in this window:
- the serS gene encoding serine--tRNA ligase, whose product is MHDFRVLRDQVDLLRSAMQRRGKLDSLASLIDRGVELDVERRAMIQAVEERKASRNQNSQEVARRKKNKEDAEALIGAGRALGEEIARLESELAASETELHEILLELPNVTLDEVPAGDETANRTEKSWGTPRDAAGCKPHWDLASALGILDLERGAKISGSGFVVLRGQGARLVRALMNFFIDVHTREHGYEEVWVPVVVNRQTMIGTGQLPKFEEDMYALREEGMYLVPTAEVPVTNLYRDEMLDAAQLPRGFVAYTPCFRREAGSAGKDTRGLLRLHEFDKVEIVRYTTPEQSPHEHEQLTRHAETLLERLGLAYRRVLLAAGDTGQSSAKTWDLEAWAPGVGKWLEVSSCSTFTDYQARRANIRFRPAPGEKPRFIHTLNGSGLAFPRVIACLLEVYQQPDGSVTVPEVLRPYLGTDVLK
- a CDS encoding HAMP domain-containing histidine kinase translates to MRQRATVVIAVVVALVLGSYVLYTQRVVSSLRREAEREGRIYARVYRAISDTAADPTPALFDILEHIREAGVPVVITDVRGRPTASVNTPFDREPNDARLIEFAAALDLENEPIILPGVGLLHFGVTPLVKELRVVPILQAAFLALILLAAVYAFRTRAHADRERVWAGMARESAHQLGTPLSSLAGWIELLRERDGDAMTGRALEHMEGDLVRLERVAHRFERIGRPPRSETVDLAHIAEQVANYFRARVPSLAHSVSIETKLDAGGATIQGDSVLLEWALESLLKNAIDALAGRGGRVQVTVERTPEAVRLVVADDGPGVPRELRRRIFDAGFSTKQNGWGLGLALTRRIVQESHRGTIVLLPTDRGATFQITFPG